One genomic segment of Amycolatopsis granulosa includes these proteins:
- a CDS encoding DUF3040 domain-containing protein, translated as MPLSEHEQRLLDQIERELYAEDPKFASTVRGARFRRPARRRRIQGIALFVVGVALLVLGVMVRALWVADVPLMSVFGFVVMFAGVVLAVMSGRGGGEGKGGAKGAKAKSSFTHRMEERFRQRFEEQ; from the coding sequence ATGCCACTCTCCGAGCATGAGCAGCGGCTGCTCGACCAGATCGAGCGCGAGCTCTATGCCGAGGACCCCAAGTTCGCGTCTACGGTGCGTGGTGCCCGGTTCCGCCGGCCCGCCCGCCGGCGCCGAATCCAGGGGATCGCGCTGTTCGTCGTCGGTGTCGCCCTGCTCGTACTGGGTGTGATGGTACGGGCCTTGTGGGTCGCCGACGTGCCGTTGATGAGCGTGTTCGGTTTCGTCGTGATGTTCGCCGGCGTCGTGCTCGCGGTCATGTCCGGCCGTGGCGGGGGCGAGGGCAAGGGCGGCGCGAAGGGCGCCAAGGCGAAGAGCTCCTTCACCCATCGGATGGAAGAGCGGTTCCGCCAGCGCTTCGAGGAGCAGTAG
- a CDS encoding LacI family DNA-binding transcriptional regulator, translated as MSSPESRRVTMAEVARRSGVSPMTVSYCYNQPDRVAPDTLRRVRAVAAELGYRGPDPTARSLRRRRTGTIGVVLGEHLAYAFEDPQARGFLTGVADVCRERGTGLNLIPTTGADTDAERVRSASVDGYIVWTTADADPVLTVLAGLGKPVAVHGGPAIPGARLITIGNRASARELAAHTFRGARRPAVLSFPFGRDRRPRLETGPDPEEVEFPVTRDRLRGIHDHCRDAAIDPGALTVAIASRNDRAEAAAMADALLDTGADAVVAMSDQLAFAVLDAAGRRGLHVPADVAVAGWDDDPDSARAGLTTVTQSLRDQGRSCALIALGERVPDRPAAWTVTVRASTRPPQ; from the coding sequence ATGTCCAGTCCCGAATCGCGACGCGTCACGATGGCGGAGGTGGCTCGCCGCAGCGGCGTCTCGCCGATGACGGTGTCGTACTGCTACAACCAGCCGGACCGGGTGGCTCCGGACACCCTCCGCCGGGTGCGGGCGGTCGCCGCCGAGCTGGGCTACCGCGGGCCCGACCCGACCGCGCGGTCGCTGCGCCGCCGCCGCACCGGCACGATCGGTGTCGTCCTCGGCGAACACCTCGCGTACGCCTTCGAAGACCCCCAGGCCCGCGGCTTCCTGACCGGCGTCGCCGACGTGTGCCGCGAGCGCGGCACCGGTCTCAACCTCATCCCGACCACGGGCGCCGACACCGACGCCGAGCGCGTCCGGTCCGCTTCGGTGGACGGGTACATCGTCTGGACCACGGCAGACGCCGACCCGGTCCTCACGGTGCTGGCCGGGCTCGGCAAGCCGGTCGCCGTCCACGGCGGCCCCGCGATCCCCGGCGCGCGGCTGATCACGATCGGCAACCGCGCCTCCGCCCGCGAGCTCGCCGCACACACCTTCCGCGGCGCCCGCCGCCCGGCCGTGCTGAGCTTCCCGTTCGGCCGGGACCGCCGGCCGCGGTTGGAAACCGGGCCGGACCCGGAGGAGGTGGAGTTCCCGGTGACCCGGGACCGGCTCCGCGGCATCCACGACCACTGCCGCGACGCGGCCATCGACCCCGGCGCGCTGACGGTGGCGATCGCTTCCCGCAACGACCGGGCGGAGGCAGCCGCGATGGCCGACGCGCTGCTGGACACCGGCGCCGACGCCGTGGTCGCCATGAGCGACCAGCTCGCGTTCGCGGTGCTCGACGCCGCCGGCCGCCGCGGGCTGCACGTGCCGGCCGACGTGGCCGTCGCCGGCTGGGACGACGATCCGGATTCGGCGCGGGCGGGGCTGACCACCGTCACCCAGTCACTGCGCGACCAGGGCCGGTCCTGCGCGCTGATCGCGCTCGGCGAGCGCGTCCCGGACCGCCCGGCCGCCTGGACCGTGACGGTTCGCGCGAGCACCCGCCCACCCCAGTGA